The DNA segment CAGGACGGCAGCAGCGTGGTGTGGTTCGCGCCGTCCGACGCCCGCCCGGCCTGCAGCTTGTAGAGGAACGGGATGTCCTGCTCGTTGACGTGGAAGAGCACGTCGCAGAGGCTCTTCACGGACTCCGCGAACCGTGGTCCGGCGGCGCGCTCGTCGACGAAGACGGCCATGTGCTCGACGGTCCGGTCCACCGCCGACGGCGACAGCGCGATCACCTGGAACCAGTCGGCCTCCAGGAAGACCAGGGCGTTCGGGAAGACGCAGAAGATGTCCTGCGACTCCACCTTCCCGGCCGGTACGTCACCGATGAACGGCAGCGCGTCCTCGGACTTCTTCGCCTTGCCGACGGCGCCGCGCGGGTAGCAGCCACCGACGATCACGTCGCTGTCGATCACCACGTCGTCCACGTCGAGGGAGGCCGCGACCGGGCCGACCTGCGGGTGCACGAACGGCAGGTGGTAGAAGTCGAGGAAGTTCTCCACCGCGAGCTTCCAGTTCACCGCCAGGTCGAACTCCCGTTCCTGGGCCAGGTGCAGCCGGCTGAAGTCGATGTGCGACCAGCGTTCCGCCAGCGGGGCGATGACCTCCTCGAACGGCGTCGGGTCGGCGCTCAGGTTGACGAACACCATGCCGGCCCAGACCGCGCTCGGCACCGGCAGCAGGCCCAGCTTGCGGCGGGACTCGGGGGAGGGCGCGCCGCGGCGTTCCCGGTTGAAGTAGGGCGCGGCGGCGAGCGAGCCGTCCAGGTTGTACGACCAGCAGTGGTACGCGCACTGGATCCGCTGGGTCACCTCGATCGGCTCCTGCGTCACCACCATCCCGCGGTGCCGGCACGAGTTGTGGAAGACGTTCACGCCGCCCTCGCCGTCGCGCACGATGAGCAGCGGCTTCCCGGCCACCTCGACCGGGTGGACGTCGCCCTCCTTGCCGACCCAGTGGGCGTAACCGGCCCAGACCCACTCGGCACTGAAGATCATCCGCTGCTCGCGGGCGAACTCCTGCGGGTCGGTGTACGCGGTGGCCGGCAGGATCGACCTGCCGTAGGTCTCCTCCGACAGCGGGCCGTCGACGATGGCGTTGCCGGTGCTGGTGGTCGAGTACGTGGTCATTCGGAACACTCCAGGATCGCGGATTCGAAAGCGAGAGCGGCCCACGAACGCAGCAGGGCGGCCTCGGCCCAGCGGTCACTGACCTGCACACCGGCGGCGTCGGTCATGGCGTACGGGGTGGTGCCGAGCTCGGTGAGGAAGACGATGTCCCCGGTGGGACGGCGGCGCAGGATCTGCACGAAGGCGTCGGTCCACCAGCGCCGGGCCAGCGCGATCCACGGCTCGCTGGACGCGTGGTGCAGCGGCACCTGGACCTGGCAGCGCGACGCCACCCGGCCCTGCACCGATCCGCCGTGCCGCAGCAGCGCCGCGACCCGGTCCTCGATCTCGGCGGTGGGCTCGGCCGGGATCTCGGCGCCGACGACGTAGTGCGACAGGTCGATGGCCAGGTCGATGTCCTCGGGCAGGCGGTCGGCCAGCGCCGCGGTGAAGCGCAGGTCGTTCGTCATCGTGTTGCGGTGCGTCTCGAGCTCCAGGCGTACGCCGTCGCGGGCGGCGATGCCGTGCCAGCGCGCGGTGAGGGCGGCGGCCTCGTCCAGGTCGAGCGTGTAGTGCTGGGCGCAGAGCACCAGGTCGCGGGCGCCGATCGCGGCGGCGTACCGCAGCGCGTCGCCGAGCACCTTCTCGTCCGGGACGAACGCCATCACCGTGGCGCTCAGCCCGGTGCCCTGCGCCGCGGCGGCGAGATCGGCGCTGGTGGGGGCCTGCCGGGCGCCGAGGTCGACGGCGTATCCGCGGTAGCCCGCGCCGACCAGCTGGGCCAGCTGCTCGTCCAGCGCAGTCCACGGAAGGTCCTCCATGGCCCACAGCGACTGCACGAACGTGAGTCGAGAAGTATTGCCGTCCAAGCTCATGACAAAATATCTACGCCCTCAGCGGCGCGATGATCAAGCAAAAGTTGGCTCATAGCGGGGATGTTACAAACAAATCCCTGACTCGAAACGTGGCATGCCGGAGGATTGCAGCGTGACGAATGACGAGGTCAAGGAAGCGGTCGCCACGGCGCTCGCCGACGACGGCCGGATGTCGGTGGAGGCGCTGTCCCGCTTGCTGGGGCTGACCAGCGCCGTCGTCCGCAAGGCCATGACGGCGTTGCACTCCGAGGGCATCGCCGTACGAGCGGTCGTGCACCCCGCGGTGCTGGGCCTGCCCGAGTGCGCCCACCTGCGGCTGCGCGTCGACGGGCCGCTCGGCCACGTGCTCGACGCGCTCTGCGCCCGCCCGGAGGTGCCCTTCGTGTCGCACGTCGCCGGCGGCCACACCCTCTCCGCGGAGATCCGGGTGGCCGACCGCCCGACGCTCGCGACGGTCGTCGCCGCGATCGCGGCCCTGCCCGGCGTCGCCGGTGTCGACCTGGACGAATACCTTGACATCGTCCGCGACGCCAGCCTCGACCTGCTCCGGCCGGACGCGCCGCAACCGCTCGACGACATCGACCGCACCCTGGTCACCGAGTTGCAGGCGGACGGCCGGCGCTCGTTCGCCGCGATGGGCGAGCAGGTCGGCCTGACCACCGCGTCCACCCGCAGCCGGGTGCTGCGCCTGATCGAGATGGGGGCGCTGCGCATCGGCGTGCGCCGGCAGCCCGGGCCCGGGACCGTGCAGGTCGGTTACCGCCTGAGCGCGCCCGGCACCCGGGCCGCGACCCTCGCGGTGCTGCGCGAGCTGCCGGACATGTCGTACCTCGCCCTCACCACCGGCTCCGCGGATTTCGTCGGCACGCTCACCTGCGCCTCGCCGGGCGACGCGTCCCGGGCGCTGACGGCGTTGCGGGCCGTGCCCGGCGTGCGGGCCCTGCAGAGCTGGACCCACCTCGACGTCGTGAAGGAGACCTACGCGTGACCACCTGGCCCGCCCCTCTCGCGACCATGCCCGTGCGCGCCCGTATCGACGCGGCGACCACCCTCGACGAGGCAGCGGTCTTCCTGGCCGGCGCCGCCGTCACGACCGGGACAGTGGTGCTGCGCAACTGGGACGCTCTGGCCGAGGATCCGGCCGCGCCCGTGCTGCGCGATCTGCTCGCCACGTTCGGCGCCTACGTCGTCCGGTCCGCCGAGGGCCTGACCTGCACCAGCCGGTCGACTTCAGGGCATTTGAATCCGATTTCGTACGACCTGAGCACCGCGCCGGGACTCGCCGGAGTCGCATGCGTCCTCGCGGCGCTGGCGGACGGGCCATCACGGCTCTCCGGTGTGCCGCAATCCCCGCGGGTGACCGAGGTGATGGACAACCTGACCGCGCTGGGTGGCCGGGTCACCATGCGGTCCGGTGTCGTCGCGATCGTGCCCGGGCCACTGCACGCCGGAGCGTGGCAGGCGCACGGCGACCCGGTGCTGGGAGCGCTCGGCGCTGTTCTGGGACTGGTGGTGCCGGGGGTGTCGATCGTCGGATCGCCGTCCCGCCCGGCCTTCCTGGAGGCGTGGCGGCGGGCCATGGCCGCTGACGAGAACATCCTGCCCGGGACGAGCGCCGGAACCGTGCCCTACTACGCGTGACGGTCTTTCCACCAGGTCACGATGGTCGCGGCGGGCTGTTCCTCGTACGACCGCAGTGATCCTTCGGAGAGATAACCCACGTGCGGGGTGACGATCGTGCGGGCGTGGGCGCGCAACGGATCGTCCAGCACCGGCGGCTCACCGATCAGCACGTCCAGGCCCGCCCCGCGCAACCGTCCGCTGTCGAGGGCGGCCAGCAGCGCGTCCTGGTCGACGATCTCCGCGCGGGAGACGTTGATCAGGCTGGCGCCGTACGGCAGACACTCCAGCTCGGCGGCGCCCAGCATGCCGCGGGTCTGCTCGGACAGCGGCAGGTGCACCGAGAGCACATCGCTCGCGACCAGCAGTTCCTCGAAGGTCACCGCCTCGACGCCGCCCGGGACCGGCGCATACGGGTCGTAGCCGACGACCCGGCCGACCAGCGGGCGGGCCATCCGGGCGAACTCCGCGCCGATCCTGCCCAGTCCGAGAACGCCCAGCGTGCAGCCGGACAGCCGGCGTGGCAGCTGCTCGAACGCCTCCGACCAGCGGCCGGTCGCGACCTGCTCGGTCACCCGCAGGCCGCGCTCGACGGCCAGGACGAGCGCGAGGGCGTGAGCGGCGACCTCCTCGGTGGCGGCGCCGATCAGCGGCTGAATCCGCACACCGTGGCGTTCGGCCGCCGCGAGATCGACCATGTCGGCGCCGGCCGAGGTCAGCGCCACGAACTCCAGAGCGGGCAGGGCGGCGAAGAAGTCCTCGCCCAGGTGCGCGTAGCCGCCGACCGCGGCGACCGCCCGCGCCGCCCGGGGCGGGACCGCCGGATCGACGTCGAGCTTCAGCACCTCGACGTCGAAACCGCTGCCGCCGAGCAGGTCGATGGCGGGCTGCGGGTCGATGTCGGAGACGTCGGTGAGGATCACCAGGGGCCGCACGGTCAGAACCCGGCGGCGACGACGACGGTGACCGCGTTCGTGCGCAGGGCCTCGTGCAACGCCTCCCGCAGCGCCTCGGGGGTGGCGACGTGCAGACCGCGGGCGCCGAAACCCCGGGCGATGAGGGCGTGGTCGAACGCGGTGACCTCGGTGTCCACCCGGGTCGCCGACGCCCTGTCGAACGAGTCGCGGATCTCGCCGTAGCCACGGTTGTCCCAGATCAGCAGGGTGAGCTGGCGGCCCAGGTCGACGGCGGTGGCCAGCTCGGTGAGGGTGAACAGGCTGCCGCCGTCCCCGGCGATCGCCAGCACCGGCCGCTCCGGCTCCGCGATGGCCGCCCCGACCGCCATCGGCAGCGCCGCGCCGAGGGTGCCCAGGCCGTAGGTGGCCGTCCAGGCGGTCGGCTCGGCAGGGGACAGGTAGTGGTGGGCGGTGTACGCCAGCTGCGTCGAGTCCAGCACCACGGCGGTGTCCTCGGGAAGGGCCGCGGCCACCGCGTCCAGCCAGGGAAGATGACCCAGCGACTGGCCGGTCCACCCGACGGCGGCCCGCGCCGCCACGGTCCGGGCCGGGCCGTCCGCCGCCGGTTCGCGGTCGATCAGGGCGATCAGCCCGGCGAGGACCGCGCGGGCGTCGCCTTCCAGGGCCACCTTCGCGGGCATCGGCGCGTTCAGGTTCGCCGGGTCGATGTCGAGGCGGATGAGCGAACCCTCCAACTCGACCTCCCGGCCGGTGTAGAGCACGTCGGTCTCGGAGAACTCGGTGCCCACGGCCAGGACGACGTCGGCCTCGCGCAGCAGGTCCTGCGCTCCCGCGAACGGCAGCAACGTGCCCACCGCGAGGGGGTGGCCGGGCGGCAGCAGGCCGCTGGCGTTGCCGGTGGTGACCACGGGAGCGCCCAGTCGTTCGGCGATGGCGCGGACCTCGGCTCGTGCCTTGCGGGCGCCACCGCCGGCGATGATGGCCGGGGTGCTCGCTTGGCAGAGGAGAGCGCCGGCGGCGGCGATCGCCGCTCGGCCCGCCTCACCGTGAGGCCCGGTGGCGGCGGCGGTGGTGGCGGCGGCGGTGGCTGCGACTGCGGCGGTGGCGGCGGCGGCCGTGTCGGCGATCTTGGAGAACGGCGTGAACGGGCCGTCCACCTCGGCGGTGAGGACGTCGATCGGGACGGCGATGTGGGCCGGGCGCGGGCGTCCCGTGGTCATCGCGGCCCAGGCGCGGGCGACGAGTTCGGGCAGCTCCTGCGCGGTGCGGGCGAGCCACGAGTGCTCGGTCACCCCGGCCACGGCCGCCACCTGGTCGCGGATGTCGTGCAGCGGCCCGCGTTCGCGCCCGAGCAGGTCCGAGCGGGTGGTGGCGGTGATGTACAGCAACGGGATCGAGTCGTGCCAGGCCTGCGCCAGCGGTGTCAGCGCGTTGAGCACTCCCGGGCCGGTGACCAGCGCACACACGCCCGGCTTACCGGTCTGCCGCGCGTAGGCGTCCGCCATGAAACCGGCGCCCTGCTCGTGCCGCGCCGGATGGGTGCTGATGCCGGCCTCGGCGAAGCCCCGGTACAGCTCGATGGTGTGCACGCCGGGGATGCCGAACACGGACTCGACGCCGTACTCGCGCAGCAGCAGGGCCAGAGCATGCCCAGTTCTCACGGTGGTTCTCCCTACGAGCTAGTGCATGTGAGCGAGGAAACGACGGGTGCGCTCGTGCTCTGGAGCGTCGAAGAAGCGATCCGGCGGGGCCTGCTCGACGATCTGGCCGGAGTCGAAGAGGGCCACCTCGGAGGCCACGCTGCGGGCGAAGCGCATCTCGTGGGTCACCACGACCATGGTCATGCCGTCCGACGCCAGTTTCTCCATCACGTCGAGGACCTCGCGGACCAGTTCCGGGTCGAGGGCCGAGGTCGGCTCGTCGAAGAGCATCAGCTTCGGTTTCATCACCAGGGCGCGGGCGATCGCCACGCGCTGCTGCTGCCCTCCGGACAATTCCGAGGGGTACGCGTGAGCCCGACCGGCGAGACCGACCCGTTCGAGCATCGCCAGCGCCTGTTCCCGCGCCTCCTTCTTCGGCACCTTGAGCACCGTCGTGAGCCCGGCCATCACGTTGCGGGTCGCGTCCAGGTGCGGGAACAGGTTGAACTTCTGGAACACCATGCCGATCGCCGTGCGCTGGCGGGCCAGGACCCGCTCCGGCGCCGGCCGCATGTCGAGCCGCCCGCCGATCAGGCCGATCGGCTCGCCGTCCAGCAGGATCGTCCCGGAGTCGGCCGGCTCCAGCAGACTGATCAGCCGCAGGATCGTGGACTTGCCGCTGCCGGACGGGCCGAGCAGCGCCTTCACCTGGCCGCGCTGCACGGTGAAGTCGACGCCGCCCAGCACCGCGACGTCGTTGTAGGACTTGTGCAGGTTCTGCACCTGGAGCAGGGGCGGGGTCTTCATGCCGGCACCTTCTCTTCCCTCGGGGAACGGACGATGGCGGGGAAACGGCGGCGCGGGGGAGCGGACGTCCAGGTGAAGCGGCGCTCGATCCGGTTCTGCAGCAGCATCAGCAGGGAGACGATCACCAGGTAGTAGACGGTGGCGGCGGCGTAGTACTCGGCGTAGCGGAACGTCACCGCCACCCCCATCTGCGCCGTGGTGAGCAGCTCCTGCAGCGAGATCACGCTGGCCAGCGAGGTGTACTTGACCATGCCGATGAACTCGTTGCCGGTCGGTGGCAGGGCCACCCGGGTGGCCTGCGGCAGCACCACCTTGAACAGCACCTGGCCGCGGGTCATGCCGAGGGCCCGGGCCGCGAGTTGCTGACCGTCGTCCACGCTCATCAGCGCCGACCTGATGATCTCGGCCATGAACGCGCCCTCGGCCAGCGCCAGGCCGATGAAGGCCGCCAGGAACGGCGAGTACCACTCCTCCTGGAAGATCGGGGACAGCTGCGGGAGGCCGTTCCAGAGCAGCAGGAGCAGCAGCAGCGCCGGAACGGCCCGGAAGAACCAGATGTAGGTGGTGCAGAACGCGCGGACCGCGCCGATCTTCGAGGACTTGCCGAGAGCCAGCCCGAAGCCGATGAGCACGGCGCCGAGCTGGCTGGCGACGGCCAGTCCCAGGGACAGCAGGGCACCCCGCAGGTACGCCTCGGAGAACAACTGATCAAAGAAGATGGTCGAGTCGAATGCCATGGGGGCGCCTCCGCCGAGGGTCAGTAGACGTTGAGGGATTCGGTGCTCAGCCCGTAGGTCGTGGCGATCTTGCCGAGGGTGCCGTCGGTGTAGAGCGCCTTGAGGGCCTCGCTGAGCGGGGCGGTGATCGTGGCGTCCTTGTTGGCGAACATGCCGAACTTGGTGCTG comes from the Actinoplanes sp. OR16 genome and includes:
- a CDS encoding aromatic ring-hydroxylating dioxygenase subunit alpha yields the protein MTTYSTTSTGNAIVDGPLSEETYGRSILPATAYTDPQEFAREQRMIFSAEWVWAGYAHWVGKEGDVHPVEVAGKPLLIVRDGEGGVNVFHNSCRHRGMVVTQEPIEVTQRIQCAYHCWSYNLDGSLAAAPYFNRERRGAPSPESRRKLGLLPVPSAVWAGMVFVNLSADPTPFEEVIAPLAERWSHIDFSRLHLAQEREFDLAVNWKLAVENFLDFYHLPFVHPQVGPVAASLDVDDVVIDSDVIVGGCYPRGAVGKAKKSEDALPFIGDVPAGKVESQDIFCVFPNALVFLEADWFQVIALSPSAVDRTVEHMAVFVDERAAGPRFAESVKSLCDVLFHVNEQDIPFLYKLQAGRASDGANHTTLLPSWDQITAMFQAAVATRMGYGS
- a CDS encoding sugar phosphate isomerase/epimerase; this encodes MSLDGNTSRLTFVQSLWAMEDLPWTALDEQLAQLVGAGYRGYAVDLGARQAPTSADLAAAAQGTGLSATVMAFVPDEKVLGDALRYAAAIGARDLVLCAQHYTLDLDEAAALTARWHGIAARDGVRLELETHRNTMTNDLRFTAALADRLPEDIDLAIDLSHYVVGAEIPAEPTAEIEDRVAALLRHGGSVQGRVASRCQVQVPLHHASSEPWIALARRWWTDAFVQILRRRPTGDIVFLTELGTTPYAMTDAAGVQVSDRWAEAALLRSWAALAFESAILECSE
- a CDS encoding Lrp/AsnC family transcriptional regulator codes for the protein MTNDEVKEAVATALADDGRMSVEALSRLLGLTSAVVRKAMTALHSEGIAVRAVVHPAVLGLPECAHLRLRVDGPLGHVLDALCARPEVPFVSHVAGGHTLSAEIRVADRPTLATVVAAIAALPGVAGVDLDEYLDIVRDASLDLLRPDAPQPLDDIDRTLVTELQADGRRSFAAMGEQVGLTTASTRSRVLRLIEMGALRIGVRRQPGPGTVQVGYRLSAPGTRAATLAVLRELPDMSYLALTTGSADFVGTLTCASPGDASRALTALRAVPGVRALQSWTHLDVVKETYA
- a CDS encoding NAD(P)-dependent oxidoreductase — translated: MRPLVILTDVSDIDPQPAIDLLGGSGFDVEVLKLDVDPAVPPRAARAVAAVGGYAHLGEDFFAALPALEFVALTSAGADMVDLAAAERHGVRIQPLIGAATEEVAAHALALVLAVERGLRVTEQVATGRWSEAFEQLPRRLSGCTLGVLGLGRIGAEFARMARPLVGRVVGYDPYAPVPGGVEAVTFEELLVASDVLSVHLPLSEQTRGMLGAAELECLPYGASLINVSRAEIVDQDALLAALDSGRLRGAGLDVLIGEPPVLDDPLRAHARTIVTPHVGYLSEGSLRSYEEQPAATIVTWWKDRHA
- a CDS encoding 5-guanidino-2-oxopentanoate decarboxylase, which codes for MRTGHALALLLREYGVESVFGIPGVHTIELYRGFAEAGISTHPARHEQGAGFMADAYARQTGKPGVCALVTGPGVLNALTPLAQAWHDSIPLLYITATTRSDLLGRERGPLHDIRDQVAAVAGVTEHSWLARTAQELPELVARAWAAMTTGRPRPAHIAVPIDVLTAEVDGPFTPFSKIADTAAAATAAVAATAAATTAAATGPHGEAGRAAIAAAGALLCQASTPAIIAGGGARKARAEVRAIAERLGAPVVTTGNASGLLPPGHPLAVGTLLPFAGAQDLLREADVVLAVGTEFSETDVLYTGREVELEGSLIRLDIDPANLNAPMPAKVALEGDARAVLAGLIALIDREPAADGPARTVAARAAVGWTGQSLGHLPWLDAVAAALPEDTAVVLDSTQLAYTAHHYLSPAEPTAWTATYGLGTLGAALPMAVGAAIAEPERPVLAIAGDGGSLFTLTELATAVDLGRQLTLLIWDNRGYGEIRDSFDRASATRVDTEVTAFDHALIARGFGARGLHVATPEALREALHEALRTNAVTVVVAAGF
- a CDS encoding amino acid ABC transporter ATP-binding protein; translated protein: MKTPPLLQVQNLHKSYNDVAVLGGVDFTVQRGQVKALLGPSGSGKSTILRLISLLEPADSGTILLDGEPIGLIGGRLDMRPAPERVLARQRTAIGMVFQKFNLFPHLDATRNVMAGLTTVLKVPKKEAREQALAMLERVGLAGRAHAYPSELSGGQQQRVAIARALVMKPKLMLFDEPTSALDPELVREVLDVMEKLASDGMTMVVVTHEMRFARSVASEVALFDSGQIVEQAPPDRFFDAPEHERTRRFLAHMH
- a CDS encoding amino acid ABC transporter permease, with product MAFDSTIFFDQLFSEAYLRGALLSLGLAVASQLGAVLIGFGLALGKSSKIGAVRAFCTTYIWFFRAVPALLLLLLLWNGLPQLSPIFQEEWYSPFLAAFIGLALAEGAFMAEIIRSALMSVDDGQQLAARALGMTRGQVLFKVVLPQATRVALPPTGNEFIGMVKYTSLASVISLQELLTTAQMGVAVTFRYAEYYAAATVYYLVIVSLLMLLQNRIERRFTWTSAPPRRRFPAIVRSPREEKVPA